In the Roseimicrobium gellanilyticum genome, one interval contains:
- the def gene encoding peptide deformylase, which yields MILPIVLYGNPVLRVKCQPVTQVTDEIRKLAADMMETMHDARGVGLAAPQVAVPIQMAIIEVPANDESVTVLRVNGVDKTLAETQPIIFLNPKLVLDNTKATGQEGCLSIPHLRYDVRRAGVVTVTYQTLEGETVTMEADGLLGRAFQHEIDHLNGILFTDRLSAASKLGAQRKLKRLVQEWKEEGWTSAQQTRQGDEDEDGE from the coding sequence ATGATCCTGCCCATCGTCCTCTACGGAAATCCTGTCCTGCGTGTGAAGTGCCAGCCTGTCACGCAGGTGACAGATGAGATCCGCAAACTCGCCGCCGACATGATGGAGACGATGCATGACGCACGTGGGGTGGGTCTCGCGGCGCCGCAGGTGGCCGTGCCCATCCAGATGGCGATCATCGAAGTGCCGGCGAACGATGAGTCTGTGACCGTGCTGCGTGTGAATGGCGTGGACAAGACGCTCGCGGAAACCCAGCCGATTATCTTTCTCAATCCCAAGCTGGTGCTCGATAACACCAAGGCCACCGGTCAGGAAGGCTGCCTGAGCATTCCGCATCTGCGTTATGACGTGCGCCGCGCCGGCGTGGTGACGGTGACCTACCAGACCCTCGAAGGCGAGACCGTGACCATGGAGGCAGATGGCCTGCTGGGTCGTGCGTTCCAGCATGAGATCGATCACCTCAATGGCATTCTCTTCACCGACCGTCTCTCCGCGGCTTCCAAGCTTGGTGCCCAGCGCAAGCTCAAGCGCCTCGTGCAGGAGTGGAAAGAAGAAGGCTGGACCTCCGCACAGCAGACGAGGCAGGGGGATGAGGATGAAGACGGCGAGTAA